In the genome of Fusarium poae strain DAOMC 252244 chromosome 1, whole genome shotgun sequence, the window tttctttttcgaCGAGTTTGTTCAGCATGTCGGATCGGTATTTACCTGGAGAAAAGAACTTTGGAGTTTTCTTTGCTGTTGCACTTCCGCTCGTTGTATTCATCTTTGTTGTCATATTACTTTTTGATCTGGGTTATAATGAGAATAGTAGCTGGCGCTTGGAGACGTTTACGACTAGATTATGGAGATCCTGGTTCTAGGCAAGACTACAACATCATctaatcatcatcaacatatCCTTCCTCATCTCGCCCTTCTCCATACAAAACCTCACAAACTCCCGCCAGCGGAATATCCATCACCGCATCTGTGCCCTCGCTCCAAATCTCCCTCCATCTTAATCTCCCGTCCGCCTGAACCTTTCTCTCCCTGTTCCTGCTCCCCTTGAGTCTCCCCTTGGCATCGATTTCTGCCAACTTTCCCGCGCCATCAACCACCGTCTCCACGCTTGACAGCGGCACTGTGAGCATTTCCGTGTTGTACGCCGCAAGCGCCACATAAATGTAAACGACGGTCATGACTATAAATGCTGGGATGGCGAGCGCCCACCACCTGTTGGGGTAGTATTCAATACCCAGGGCGTGGAGAAAGGGAGACGGGAGGTAGCCCCAGAGGAGATAGATGAGAAATGTCAGGCTGCTGAAAAGATACAGTACGAAGCCGTAGTACTCGTACGTGGGCACCTTTGGCGCTGCGCGGGGCACAGGCGCGATTGCATCGTCGTCGGATGCATCCGGCGTTGTTGGACGTGAAGGGCGAAGAAGAGAAGTAAGTGATGGTGAAGGGGGTAAAGGCGTAGGTGGTCGCCCGTAAAATGGAGGTGCGAATAGATTTTGTGATAGTTGACGCGGAGGAGAGTCTTCTTCCGAGGAACCTTCTGATTGAGCATCTGAGAGaatctcatcctcttcatcagaGCTGAGAGACATGTTTGCTGCGGTGAATGTGGCTCTGATTTTTGAAAAAAGGAGATGTCTTAGTAATTGAGGTTCAAAATGTGACGTTTGAGATGAGTTGTATGAATGAGTTAAGGCCAGGTACCCGCCCTGCCTGCCACTGTACAGATCACTAAGGTATTTATTCCAGGGGCTCATTTAGCACTCGGATGCTCCCAAAAACTTCCATATCTTTAGAAATGTCAACGGTTTTAATTAACATCACCTTTATAAAATGAATAGGACAAATAATCTtcactattattatttcttatcaAGTATTATAGTCTATTGCTCATCAAACCACAGTCAGCACGACACAATCTGACTGCACtcaagatcatcatcatcattaatACCATCTTTAATCTCTATCTATACACTTTGTACAATAAAGTCTTCTCTTGATAATATCTCACCCGTCAATCGGGCATCTATACTCCCTCTCAACACCAACTACACCCCCATTCTGCTGCTGTTCTTGCAACTCATCTAGACAACTCTGATGGTAAATGTGCCGACATGCCAGCACCACCAGTGGTCCCATCGGCTTATCCTTATTACTGCTCACACCACTAGTGGCGTTTGCTTCGATGAGCATGCTTGAAGGCCTCGTGTCGACTCCCTTACCCTTAGCCTTGAGGTCTGTTTCGCCGCCATCTCCCTTGGCACGCTCGGCTGCATCGGCCTGTCTTTCTTTCCTCCTCTTTTCCTCAATGGCTTGTTTATCCTCCCATGCTTCAAACACCGATGTTCCCGCAACGCCAGGTCCCCACACCCTTCGACTGCATGCCTCGCAGGTTGATCCTCTTGGCCTCCAACCACGTTGACGGAGCTCGACTGATTGGTTGACGTCCACGAACAAACTACGTTCCAATAGACGGTTCGACAACTTCAATATCGACTCCTCGTATGCATACGCCGAAAAGATAGATGCAAGCACACCTCGTAGATCTGCCAAGTTTGGCGATGAAGCAGCCGCCTGTGTCAAAAACGCCCTCAGTATACGTAGGAAAGACAAGTTGGAGCCAGCATTCGATAGGAGTTTCGACCCTGGTTGCGAGGTTGTCTGACTTGACGTAGTTGTGAGCAGCGCCGTGAATGTGTGCTGAACCAGTGAGCGCAAGAGAGCCACGAGCTTCTCCTCATCAAATTCATCATCACTGGTGTTTTGCTCAGCAGCAGAGTTCAGTGCAGGAGACAGGTCCTTTGTAATCTGCACACATGCCTCGATCAGACTCAGCCAGAGAGCCTCGTCGGAAGACAGTGTCTCAACTGCTGGCTTGGAACCCCTTTGGACCACCTTGGACCTTTTAGACAAAGACTTGGTCTGGCCTTGACACAGCCATATACCGACATGGACATACTTCTGAAGACCCTCGAAGAGTTCTTCCGCCGCGTAGCCAAGACTTGGTCCCGAATTTCGTTCCTCGGCACCAGTCAAGAGCCCATGCATGGCCGATTCAAGCGTCTTGAGATGCTTTACAAGTCGGTCCATGGCATCCTTGACTTGACCTTCACGAGCCATCAGTACCACGGCTGCGTCGATGACGCCCGTGTCCTCCATTGTAGGCAGGAGCTTCTCCAATCTCAAGTCGGCCGACTGCACAATGCCGACATAGTCTGAGACGTGAGACGGCTCAAACTTACACATGAGCTGTACGTATTGTTCTACCAGGTCACGAGCGGCAGTCAATCTTGTGTCTGCTGTGGGCTCCTCCGGCTCCAAAAGAGTCTTAAGATATGTGTGCTGCAAGTCTGGTGCATCCTGTGCCGAGTCGATCACGTGCTGGTGAAGCGCCACGTCTTGCTCGGCGAGTGTCTTTGCCGTGAGCGTGggctcaagctcaagcaagTCCCGTGCATGCCCCCTAACAACCTTGAGCACCTCTTGGGTCTGACGTCCGGTAAGTCCTGACTGAGGTCGTAGACACTCGCGCAGACAGTCAAACACCAGTTCCTGATCCTCTGGGTCCTCGAAATAGGTCTGCACGAGGTTGTCGTACTGCTTGTCTGTCTTGTATATGCGTTTCAGAATGCGATAAAACCCTGCGTTCTTGAACAGTGGCATCAAGTCTGGCATGTCTGATGGATGATAGATAGAAAGGAGATACTCAGCACTGAGCTGTGCATCCTCCGCCAAATCCTGACCGGGGTAGTTGCATAGTCCAGTCAAAACACGCGACAATGTTGTGCCTGAAAAGAGGAGGTACTGAGGGAACTTGGGAAGATTTCGTGCGATAAACATGTCAAGATAGATGGTATCTTCTGGCGCAAAATCGTTGGGATTCATGACATCCAGCAAGATAGAAAGCACATATTGTCGGTTGATAGTCTGCCCAAAGATCTGCTCCTCAGGCAGGTCGCCCTTAGAGTTGCCGTTCATGTAGTGATCATTCGAGTCATTCAAGAACGAGTCTTCAAAAGCTTCGTTCAACGCACTCAGGAAGCTAGGAGCATCCAGCTTGAGAATCATACGAAGATATGGGAACGACGGCTGTGAATCGGAGCTGGGGATGGTGCGAAACTCATTCCTGCTGCCTTTGGGCCACGTTATTGTCCTTCCCGAAAAGAAAAACCAGTAGATCTCAGATTTGGCCCTTGCAGCCATCTCTTCACTCATCGTCTGATCGTTTGGATACACTCTTCCCGTCAACGTGTAAGACAGGTAAGGGAAGATCTTGAAGGCATTGATGCTAAAAAAGTCATCTGCTGGGTTGTTGACCGTGAAGTCGCCATCGACCATGAGAGGAATCAGCAGCGAAAGGAGATCAATCATAGGCGTGATATAGTCGCCGATGCCTTGGTTCCAAACATATATAAGAGCGTCGTATAGGCTGTGCTGCTTGCACAGAAGAGTAGTctggtcaagatcaagagtTGCTGTCTCCATGTGGCAGATCATCTCCTCGAGTCTACTCTCCCAGCCTCGACTGACGTAGTGCTGGACCAAATCTTTAACGATGCTTGGTGGCACCATGGTGATCGTCTTTTCAAGGATGCAGGGCTCGAGACATTCGAGAAAGATACCGGCGATATCAGCATCTTCGTACCATTCATACATCTCCTCAAAGAGAAAATCTTGGTTGCCCACAGCTTGGCAAGCAGTAAAACATGTATCCGCTAATTGCTTCATGTGATCGTCGTCGTAACTCTCAGGCTCTTTCTCGCGTTGGCCAAAGGCGTACTTCAAGGAAGCGCTAATGATCTCCATAATCTTGTCACGAACCATAGTGTGACGCAGAGAGGAATCTTCTGGCAGTCCAACAGTGAGCTTATCGGCATCACCAGTATAATATGAGGTAGCAAGCTGGATGGCGCCCATGTAGTCACCGTTCTCCATCATAGCAATAAGTCGGTCTGCCCAGTTTGACAACGCCCCGATAGAGACTTCATTAAAACCGAGGAGAAATATTCTACCCTTGTAGGCTTTGAAGCTCATATAAAAGGCATCAGCTACAACTCCATGCATAGAAGAATCATTCTCGTCAAGCTGTTCCACGAGAGTATGTAACTGCTCAGAGAATAAGTCTGCATGGTATATGTATTTTTGTACCAGATCAAAGCCTTCAGTCATTCGCATGCTTCTGTCCTCAAGAACAATCATTCTTTGAGATATGGTAAGGACAGCCAGGACTGATCGACTAAGCCATTGAACAGCAACAATGGCCTCTTCGCACTTCCATCGATTTCGTGCTTTAAATCTGTATGATGGAGGTTGATCCTTATCCTCACGTGGATGTTCGTCCACGTCTAGCACTGTCAGGATGTTCGACCAACAGTAAGCAAGCTTCACTTTTGAAATATCACTTCCAGTATGAGGATCTGGCAATTTCAGCTTGACAGCGGGAAACCATGCCAAACATCCTGTCATGGCGCTGTGTGGAGGAACATCTTTAGGTCGCGCCGACTTGTGTTGAGTTTGCGCGACAGGTGTAGTCGAAACGATAACAAGGAGATAGGGGGTCAGCATAGCTGTCAGGCCAAGAGTATCTGTTGAACATTCAACGTTGCCCAGGGGCAGAGGTGCAAACGCAAGGACAGTGCTGGGCTTGACTGTCTTGCCTGCAGGTAATGGCGCATCTGGATACCGACCAAGAATTCGATGAGTCTTCACAGTTCTTCCAAGTGCACCTGTTCCTCTAGTTGCAAGATGTGAGAAGGCCATTCCCCGGTTGTCGGCTGAAACAAGTGCTGTATGGCGAGTTCCTAGGAAACCGAGATGAATGATGGCGACATCAGGCACATGTCCATCCACCGTGCGGTTCTGAAGCTGAGCAGGCTCCAAGTGAGGTATTGTTAAAAATGGTCTTGAGGCGCGACTTGTATCCCAAGTAAATATATTGCCGCTCGCATGTCCTCCTGCAATTGTAGTATGATCTGCAGATATCGCTATGGCAGTGATTGGCCCAGATTCAACAGCTATATCAAGTCAGTTTATACCCTCCAGAATTGGCTTGTATCCTACCTTTTGTTCCTGGTCCAATGATCATTTTGAGGTTTTGGTTATAATCAAACACTAATATTATACCCTTGGACGTTCCGAGTACTATTGTTGCTGACACTGCGAGACACGTCGGTGATCCAAAGTTTCTTTTTCCTGCTTCGGAGAATGCATGGCCGTTAAGTTTCCGTAGTTTGGTCCAACGAACAACCTCCCATGGCGGCGTTGGTGTTTCAAGATCGGCTTGGTCGAGGAGGAATTGCGAGCTTAGGGAGACATTACGGCTGTGGCTAGAAAGAAAGGGAAATGCCGGAGACGATGAGCGAggagtatttatattagagGAGGAAATTCGCGATTGGAATCGTCGGTCGAAAGGTCGGAATGATGGTGAGGGACTGCTTAGGCCGGGACGAGAAGCTACAGATGGGAGAACGCTGC includes:
- a CDS encoding hypothetical protein (TransMembrane:3 (o526-543i1622-1641o1661-1684i)~BUSCO:1101at5125) produces the protein MRPSIGEDVTAQTARRIPGPPRDVGLDNGDDSINDAPAMAGADAVDDGSLDDSDGPDRHLTPVPIGNGSVGNRYREIMQQQHQDSSDVSSLGGSSLHGLPKRAGSPIDSVLSGPDDTPSIQGSFVSSPGSSVLPSVASRPGLSSPSPSFRPFDRRFQSRISSSNINTPRSSSPAFPFLSSHSRNVSLSSQFLLDQADLETPTPPWEVVRWTKLRKLNGHAFSEAGKRNFGSPTCLAVSATIVLGTSKGIILVFDYNQNLKMIIGPGTKAVESGPITAIAISADHTTIAGGHASGNIFTWDTSRASRPFLTIPHLEPAQLQNRTVDGHVPDVAIIHLGFLGTRHTALVSADNRGMAFSHLATRGTGALGRTVKTHRILGRYPDAPLPAGKTVKPSTVLAFAPLPLGNVECSTDTLGLTAMLTPYLLVIVSTTPVAQTQHKSARPKDVPPHSAMTGCLAWFPAVKLKLPDPHTGSDISKVKLAYCWSNILTVLDVDEHPREDKDQPPSYRFKARNRWKCEEAIVAVQWLSRSVLAVLTISQRMIVLEDRSMRMTEGFDLVQKYIYHADLFSEQLHTLVEQLDENDSSMHGVVADAFYMSFKAYKGRIFLLGFNEVSIGALSNWADRLIAMMENGDYMGAIQLATSYYTGDADKLTVGLPEDSSLRHTMVRDKIMEIISASLKYAFGQREKEPESYDDDHMKQLADTCFTACQAVGNQDFLFEEMYEWYEDADIAGIFLECLEPCILEKTITMVPPSIVKDLVQHYVSRGWESRLEEMICHMETATLDLDQTTLLCKQHSLYDALIYVWNQGIGDYITPMIDLLSLLIPLMVDGDFTVNNPADDFFSINAFKIFPYLSYTLTGRVYPNDQTMSEEMAARAKSEIYWFFFSGRTITWPKGSRNEFRTIPSSDSQPSFPYLRMILKLDAPSFLSALNEAFEDSFLNDSNDHYMNGNSKGDLPEEQIFGQTINRQYVLSILLDVMNPNDFAPEDTIYLDMFIARNLPKFPQYLLFSGTTLSRVLTGLCNYPGQDLAEDAQLSAEYLLSIYHPSDMPDLMPLFKNAGFYRILKRIYKTDKQYDNLVQTYFEDPEDQELVFDCLRECLRPQSGLTGRQTQEVLKVVRGHARDLLELEPTLTAKTLAEQDVALHQHVIDSAQDAPDLQHTYLKTLLEPEEPTADTRLTAARDLVEQYVQLMCKFEPSHVSDYVGIVQSADLRLEKLLPTMEDTGVIDAAVVLMAREGQVKDAMDRLVKHLKTLESAMHGLLTGAEERNSGPSLGYAAEELFEGLQKYVHVGIWLCQGQTKSLSKRSKVVQRGSKPAVETLSSDEALWLSLIEACVQITKDLSPALNSAAEQNTSDDEFDEEKLVALLRSLVQHTFTALLTTTSSQTTSQPGSKLLSNAGSNLSFLRILRAFLTQAAASSPNLADLRGVLASIFSAYAYEESILKLSNRLLERSLFVDVNQSVELRQRGWRPRGSTCEACSRRVWGPGVAGTSVFEAWEDKQAIEEKRRKERQADAAERAKGDGGETDLKAKANMSLSSDEEDEILSDAQSEGSSEEDSPPRQLSQNLFAPPFYGRPPTPLPPSPSLTSLLRPSRPTTPDASDDDAIAPVPRAAPKVPTYEYYGFVLYLFSSLTFLIYLLWGYLPSPFLHALGIEYYPNRWWALAIPAFIVMTVVYIYVALAAYNTEMLTVPLSSVETVVDGAGKLAEIDAKGRLKGSRNRERKVQADGRLRWREIWSEGTDAVMDIPLAGVCEVLYGEGRDEEGYVDDD